The sequence ATACGAAGCAGTGACTGAAGAAGTAAACATCTCTGAAGTCGAAGAAGCCTTGCAGGAAACAGAGATAGAAGAGCTTATGGAAGAAGTCTCTGAAGAATCTCTAACAGGTGAAGTAAAAGAAGAAAAAGGCGACATGTCCTTTTACGATGACGTTGATGAAGAAGAGATAAAAGAAAGCGTCTATGAACTAGTAAAAACTGATCCAAAGATATCAAAGTCAGAGATATCAAATGTTTTGAGTATTGATGAGCTTGACGTTGAGCTTGCTATAAAAGATCTTGTAGATGAGGGCCGTATTAAATCAAAGGAAGATGGGTTTGAGATAATTGAATGATAGGTATGTCCTCTATGCATTAGCCTTTTCCTTCATCTTTGTTTCGGCATTTATTCTTTTATCATTTAGTGAAGTAAAAATCTCTGAAGACAAGTTTACAAGCATTTACTTTAATACAACAATTCTAGAAATAGACAACAATGCTTCAAATCTAGATGGTACTGAAATAATAGTAAAAAATGATTCAATCACCATGGATGCTCTAAATACTTATTATCCCGGGGATTCTTTTTTTGTAGATGGTAAAGGCTACACGCTGAATATGATAACTAAAGATTCTATTCTTTTGTATAACTATACCAAAAAAGTTGACGACATGCTCTATTTTGATTTTACCATAGAAAATCTAGAAGGCGCTGACAAAAACTACCAGTATGACATCTATATTGATGGAAATAAAGTCCTTGAAGGAAATGAATCTATAAAATCAAATGAAAAAAGAACAATTCAAAAACAGATTGAGTATAAAGAACCTGGAGACCACAGATTGAGCGTAAAACTAGATACAGGTGCAGAGATATACTTTAATTTTTCTTCGGTGAAAAAATGAAGTCAAAGATCCTTGAAATACTTGAGAAAAAAGGAAACTATGTATCAGGGGAAGAAATATCAAAAGAAATAGGGATTTCAAGGGCTGCAATATGGAAGCACGTTAAAAAACTTAGAGAGCTTGGATACGAAATAGATTCTAAGACAAATGAAGGTTACAAACTTATTAGATCACCAGATAGACCTGTAGAATTCGAACTAGAAAGAATTCTAGATACTAAGATAATAGGAAAAAAGATACTTTTCTTTGAAGAAGTAGATTCAACTAATAATAAGGCAAAGCAGATAGCACTGGAAGAAAATGATGGAACAGTCGTAGTATCTGAGATGCAGACCTCAGGCAGAGGCAGAAGAGGAAGAGAGTGGCATTCCCCAAAAGGCGGGATATATGTATCATTTATTCTAAAGCCAAATATACCTCCTGAAAAAGCTCCACAGTTAACTTTGGTATCCTCATTAGCGCTTGTTGAAACATTAAACGCCATGAATCATGAACTCAATGCAAAGATCAAGTGGCCCAATGATGTCCTTATTAGAGGGAAGAAAGTATCCGGCATACTAACGGAGCTCTCATCAGATATGGAAAAAATAAACTATATTGTTGTTGGGGTGGGTGTAAATCTAAACACAGAGCAAAATAACCTGCCTGAAACAGGTACATCTTTAAAACTTGAAATCAAAAATGATGTTTCGGTAAATCTATTCTTGAAGTCCTTTTTAGAAAAATATGACTCAGTCTATCAAAAATATCTAAATGGTGATATCAATCAAATAATTATACTTTGGAAGGAGAATTCGGATACCCTTGGTAAAAATGTCAAGATAATCGGAATAAATGAAACGTATGAAGGGCTTGCAAAGGACATAGATGAGAACGGGGCATTGATATTGCAAGTTGATAACAAAGAAATCAAGGTCTATTCTGGGGATGTGTCTTTAAGATAAATACCCCCGCACTTATCAATTATTCATCTAGAGTACAAAGTAAATCCATTACTTGAGTTTTCAATTCTGGCAGCCTAAAATTAATTGTTTCCCAAACAAGCTCTAAATCTACTTCGTAATAGTATTGGATCAAATTATTTCCTAAATCTTCAAAGAAACTCCAATGAAATGGAAAACTTCTCTCTTTTATATGTAGGGGTATGTGCTTTGATGTTTCACCAATTATTTCAAGATTAAGAATAACTGCGCTTTGGACAAGATTATTTTTCATGAACTCCCCATAATTAACAAATTTTGTAAACTCCTCTATTTTGTTAATCGAGTCAATGATATGTTTCAAATAAACTACATTGCTTTTCATGTTATAACCAATGTAATCGATATTATCGAACTTAGTATTAAAGAGTTTAGAATTATAAAAATACAAATATTAGTAATATTTATAAATATACAAATTCTATTAAGTATTGTAATTAATGAAGAGGATTTTATGGAAGTTGATGTTACACATATTTCAAAAAATGGGCAGGTAGTCATACCCGTTAAAATTAGAAAAGCAGCAAATATAAAGCCAAATAATGAATTTTATGTCTACAACGTTGGTGAAAAAATACTCCTTGAGCCGATTAATAAAGAAAATATCAAAAGAGAACTTGGATTACTAGAGTTAATAAAGGATGCAGAAAAACAAATTGAAAAAGGAGAAAGCATTACATTTGAGAGTTCAACTAGCCTAGAAGAGATGGACAAAAAGCTAATGGAAAAGGTCTATGAAGATTGAATTCTCAAAAAATTTCAACCTAGAATATAAGAAAATTAAAGATAAAAGTACTAGATTAAATATTCTAGCTCAAATAAAGAAATTAGAAGAAAATCCTGAAAGTGGAAAGCCACTCAAGAATAAGTTAAAAGGTTACAGATGTTTAAGAGTAAAGTCATTCAGGATTATATATAGAATATCAAATGAAAAAATAATTATCATTACTTTTGAATCAAGAGATAAAGTTTACAAATGATGGCCAGTGCTATTAAACCGGGTAAATTATTTAAAGGCCCAGTTCCTATAAAGAAGTATGAAGAAAGAATCTAAAAAAAATGGAAAGGGGTTTAACCCAAAAGGATTGTTGTATTTCATTATTTTTGCTCTAATAATCGGCTACTTCTTTGGGATTCCTGTATACTTTAACTTGAATGTTCTATACACTCTGTTCTATGAG is a genomic window of Methanofastidiosum sp. containing:
- a CDS encoding biotin--[acetyl-CoA-carboxylase] ligase, translated to MKSKILEILEKKGNYVSGEEISKEIGISRAAIWKHVKKLRELGYEIDSKTNEGYKLIRSPDRPVEFELERILDTKIIGKKILFFEEVDSTNNKAKQIALEENDGTVVVSEMQTSGRGRRGREWHSPKGGIYVSFILKPNIPPEKAPQLTLVSSLALVETLNAMNHELNAKIKWPNDVLIRGKKVSGILTELSSDMEKINYIVVGVGVNLNTEQNNLPETGTSLKLEIKNDVSVNLFLKSFLEKYDSVYQKYLNGDINQIIILWKENSDTLGKNVKIIGINETYEGLAKDIDENGALILQVDNKEIKVYSGDVSLR
- a CDS encoding DUF86 domain-containing protein — protein: MKSNVVYLKHIIDSINKIEEFTKFVNYGEFMKNNLVQSAVILNLEIIGETSKHIPLHIKERSFPFHWSFFEDLGNNLIQYYYEVDLELVWETINFRLPELKTQVMDLLCTLDE
- a CDS encoding AbrB/MazE/SpoVT family DNA-binding domain-containing protein; the encoded protein is MEVDVTHISKNGQVVIPVKIRKAANIKPNNEFYVYNVGEKILLEPINKENIKRELGLLELIKDAEKQIEKGESITFESSTSLEEMDKKLMEKVYED
- a CDS encoding type II toxin-antitoxin system RelE/ParE family toxin — protein: MKIEFSKNFNLEYKKIKDKSTRLNILAQIKKLEENPESGKPLKNKLKGYRCLRVKSFRIIYRISNEKIIIITFESRDKVYK